One Stenotrophomonas oahuensis genomic region harbors:
- a CDS encoding M14 family zinc carboxypeptidase, producing MLASVWLLAAPAFAQSDYFFPKAGEFDPSIPTPQQFLGYEIGSRYTRHDQLVAYFDELAKHSDKIKVQRIGTSYEGRPLLIATITSAQNQQQLESLRRQHVTLADPAQPLSAAGSSPVVVWLGYSVHGNETSSGEAALLTAYYLVANRSPETAQWLQQAVVLVDPAQNPDGRDRAASWHNAYASFPASADPADKEHVEPFPQGRTNHYFTDLNRDWLALTQQDTRPKIAFFHQWYPNVQIDFHEMGKDSTYYFEPSPASMHSPLIPAASYEFNKTLAKYHAQSLDALGSLYYTGENFDNFSPVYGSTYPDFHGAVGVTVEQASSRGRVQESVNGLLTFPFTIRNQVATGLGTVRGAVTERDGLLKLQKEFFQSALKQAGQQPVKSFVFGDAHDPGLTRRLLDLLLQHQITVQPLTSAVTVDGQRFEPGSAYVVPTAQPQFRLVHSIFAETPPIKGDVFYGSTSYAIAPAYGVAFAGSRSRVAGGERVTALPAVQGGVSGGEAGYAYVFDWRDYNASRALYALQAKGLLARAAFQPFTGSTGSGEQNFARGSVVIPVAGQPLSGAALRAAVDEAGRSSGVQIQALASGQSRSGIDLGSDSVKSLRKPAVALVMGEGVSATEIGSAWFLLDQQLQLPASKIDPAQLGKINLDRYTSIVLAGGTYTGVDAAAVAALKRWINAGGSLVTYGTASRWAIEQKLADEVLGQEEQAADSGRRAFGDQRDIAAIERVSGNILSAEVDTSHPLGFGLPRTQLAVNKENGISFKPSRNPFSTVVRIDDSPRVNGYLSETNRSRVAGTAWLLVSPQGQGNVVLFADDPAHRKYWHGTERLLLNAVFFGNLLNPTKPRG from the coding sequence TTGCTGGCATCGGTGTGGCTGTTGGCCGCACCGGCATTCGCCCAGAGCGACTATTTCTTCCCGAAGGCGGGTGAGTTCGATCCGTCCATTCCCACCCCGCAGCAGTTCCTGGGCTACGAGATCGGCAGCCGCTACACCCGGCACGACCAGCTGGTGGCCTACTTCGACGAGTTGGCCAAACACTCGGACAAGATCAAGGTGCAGCGCATCGGCACCAGCTATGAAGGTCGACCGCTGCTGATCGCCACCATCACCTCGGCACAGAACCAGCAGCAGCTCGAGTCGCTGCGCCGCCAGCATGTCACCCTGGCCGACCCGGCGCAGCCGCTTTCGGCGGCCGGCAGCAGCCCGGTGGTGGTGTGGCTGGGCTACAGCGTGCACGGCAATGAAACCTCCAGCGGCGAAGCCGCGCTGCTCACCGCGTACTACCTGGTGGCCAACCGCAGCCCGGAAACCGCGCAGTGGCTGCAGCAGGCGGTGGTGCTGGTGGACCCGGCGCAGAACCCGGACGGCCGCGACCGCGCGGCCAGCTGGCACAACGCCTATGCCTCGTTCCCCGCATCGGCTGATCCGGCCGACAAAGAGCATGTGGAGCCGTTCCCGCAGGGACGCACCAACCACTACTTCACCGACCTCAACCGCGACTGGCTGGCGCTGACCCAGCAGGACACGCGGCCGAAGATCGCGTTCTTCCACCAGTGGTACCCGAACGTCCAGATCGACTTCCACGAGATGGGCAAGGACAGCACGTACTACTTCGAACCTTCCCCGGCGAGCATGCACAGCCCGCTGATTCCGGCCGCGTCGTACGAGTTCAACAAGACCCTGGCCAAGTACCACGCGCAGTCGCTGGATGCGCTGGGCTCGCTGTACTACACCGGTGAGAACTTCGACAACTTCTCGCCGGTGTACGGCTCCACCTATCCGGACTTCCATGGTGCGGTGGGCGTGACCGTGGAACAGGCCAGTTCCCGCGGACGCGTGCAGGAGTCGGTGAATGGCCTGCTGACCTTCCCGTTCACCATCCGCAACCAGGTCGCCACCGGCCTGGGCACGGTGCGCGGTGCCGTCACCGAGCGTGATGGACTGCTGAAGCTGCAGAAAGAGTTCTTCCAGTCCGCGCTGAAGCAGGCTGGGCAGCAACCGGTGAAGTCGTTCGTGTTTGGCGATGCGCACGATCCGGGCCTGACCCGCCGCCTGCTCGACCTGCTGCTGCAGCACCAGATCACCGTGCAGCCGCTGACCAGCGCGGTGACCGTGGACGGCCAGCGCTTTGAGCCGGGCAGTGCGTACGTGGTGCCCACCGCGCAGCCGCAGTTCCGGTTGGTGCATTCGATCTTTGCCGAGACCCCGCCGATCAAGGGCGATGTGTTCTACGGCAGCACCTCGTATGCGATTGCACCGGCCTATGGCGTGGCGTTCGCCGGCAGCCGCAGCCGCGTTGCGGGCGGCGAGCGCGTTACCGCACTGCCCGCCGTGCAGGGCGGGGTGAGTGGCGGCGAAGCCGGCTACGCCTATGTGTTCGACTGGCGCGACTACAACGCCAGCCGTGCGCTGTATGCACTGCAGGCAAAGGGGCTGCTGGCGCGCGCCGCGTTCCAGCCGTTCACCGGCAGCACCGGCAGCGGTGAGCAGAACTTTGCACGGGGTAGTGTGGTGATTCCGGTCGCCGGCCAGCCGCTCAGCGGAGCCGCCCTGCGGGCAGCAGTGGACGAAGCTGGCCGCAGCAGTGGCGTGCAGATCCAGGCGCTGGCCAGCGGCCAAAGCCGCAGCGGCATCGACCTCGGCAGCGACAGCGTCAAGTCGCTGCGCAAGCCGGCGGTCGCGCTGGTAATGGGCGAGGGCGTCAGTGCCACCGAGATCGGCTCGGCCTGGTTCCTGCTCGACCAGCAGCTGCAGTTGCCTGCCAGCAAGATCGATCCGGCGCAGCTGGGCAAGATCAACCTGGACCGCTACACCAGCATCGTGCTCGCCGGTGGTACCTACACCGGCGTGGATGCTGCGGCCGTGGCCGCGCTGAAGCGCTGGATCAACGCCGGTGGTTCGTTGGTGACCTACGGCACCGCCTCGCGCTGGGCAATCGAGCAGAAGCTGGCGGATGAAGTGCTGGGCCAGGAGGAGCAGGCGGCGGACAGCGGCCGTCGCGCGTTCGGCGATCAGCGAGACATCGCTGCCATCGAGCGGGTCAGCGGCAACATTCTCAGTGCCGAAGTAGATACCAGCCATCCGCTGGGTTTCGGCCTGCCGCGCACGCAGCTGGCGGTGAACAAGGAAAACGGCATCAGCTTCAAGCCGAGCCGCAATCCGTTCTCCACCGTGGTGCGGATTGACGACAGCCCGCGGGTGAATGGCTATCTGTCGGAAACCAACCGCAGCCGCGTGGCCGGCACCGCCTGGTTGCTGGTCTCACCGCAGGGGCAGGGCAATGTGGTGTTGTTTGCCGATGATCCGGCGCACCGCAAGTACTGGCATGGCACCGAACGTCTGCTGTTGAACGCTGTGTTTTTCGGCAACCTGTTGAATCCGACCAAACCGCGCGGGTGA
- a CDS encoding DUF4198 domain-containing protein produces the protein MFVRPFAALLLAALALPAAAHTPYLAPATFEVRPDSVVTLDASFAETFFVPEVVFDNSTFAVTLPDGSTTAPDTVHLLKTRAVVEHTPPGQKGTYRFSTGNRLGAVFRTWELNGKTDSSRDPAKLLPAGAKLTSHYQSLSRSEVYLTAGGPTTTALKPYGKGLELVPVTHPNDLYQGEQFDFSVQYDGKPLSDQKVEIHRALGDGHTQPAPVVVTTDAAGKARFALTEAGRYLALIRYRGPAPAGAAAPMYGNNYTLSFRVLEP, from the coding sequence ATGTTTGTCCGCCCGTTTGCCGCGCTGCTGTTGGCTGCGCTGGCCCTGCCTGCTGCCGCACACACGCCGTATCTGGCCCCGGCCACCTTCGAGGTCCGCCCGGACAGCGTGGTGACCCTGGACGCCAGCTTCGCCGAAACCTTCTTCGTGCCCGAAGTAGTGTTCGACAACAGCACCTTCGCGGTGACCCTGCCCGATGGCAGCACCACCGCACCGGACACCGTGCACCTGCTCAAGACCCGGGCCGTGGTCGAGCACACCCCGCCGGGCCAGAAGGGCACCTACCGCTTCAGCACCGGCAACCGCCTGGGCGCGGTGTTCCGCACCTGGGAGCTCAACGGCAAAACCGACTCCAGCCGCGACCCGGCCAAGCTGCTGCCGGCCGGCGCGAAGCTGACCAGCCACTACCAGAGCCTGTCGCGCTCGGAGGTCTACCTGACCGCCGGCGGCCCGACCACCACCGCGCTCAAGCCGTACGGCAAGGGCCTTGAACTGGTCCCGGTCACGCACCCGAATGATCTCTACCAGGGCGAGCAGTTCGACTTCAGCGTGCAGTACGACGGCAAGCCGCTGTCCGACCAGAAGGTGGAAATCCACCGCGCGCTGGGTGATGGGCACACGCAGCCCGCGCCGGTGGTTGTCACCACCGATGCCGCCGGCAAGGCGCGCTTCGCATTGACTGAAGCTGGCCGCTACCTGGCGCTGATCCGCTATCGCGGACCCGCACCCGCCGGTGCGGCCGCGCCGATGTACGGCAACAACTACACGCTGAGCTTCCGCGTTCTCGAACCGTAA
- a CDS encoding phasin family protein, translating to MASAFTDSFSDYTRQLAATATRANRLALENAESMFGVQLKTLEKNITATSGFFGEIVQSSEPGTLAPKGAQLVKDNLERWTTAHQEVVGLGLKATEALSELARQPFAAKR from the coding sequence ATGGCGTCCGCGTTCACCGATTCCTTCAGCGACTACACCCGCCAGCTGGCCGCCACGGCCACGCGTGCCAACCGGCTCGCACTGGAAAACGCCGAGAGCATGTTCGGCGTGCAGTTGAAGACGCTGGAGAAGAACATCACCGCCACCAGCGGGTTCTTCGGTGAAATCGTGCAGTCATCCGAGCCCGGCACGCTGGCACCGAAAGGCGCACAGTTGGTCAAGGACAATCTGGAGCGCTGGACCACCGCGCACCAGGAAGTCGTTGGCCTGGGATTGAAAGCGACTGAAGCGCTGAGCGAACTGGCGCGGCAACCCTTCGCCGCCAAACGCTGA
- a CDS encoding sensor histidine kinase encodes MIRLTLSQRLTAVFLALLLACGAALMWIQMRSTAMHEQETVQRLSRGLAEHIARSGELMDARGMRGGDVRALFGKLMAVNPSVEVYLLDEQGRILGHDAPEGHLKRDRVNLGPVQALLRDEPLPILGDDPRSATGHKVFNAAPLWVQGRQVGYIYVVLVGEQREALAANVAGNAALRTTLWSLAIVVGLGLLAGAFAFGWVTRPLRRLTARIQAFDVDTAAPAALPPPAELRPGERDELAILEHSFGHMSRRLGEQWQQLREQDLQRRELVANISHDLRTPLSSLHGYLETLSLKDATLSAEERQRYLGIALAQSQKVGRLAQALFELARLEHGGVVLDVQAFSLPDLLQDVFQKFELAAEARRQTLSAEIPPRLPAVRADLGLIERVLTNLLDNAIRHTPEGGRITVTLRADEAKVWVRVADTGPGIAPERRAQLFHTPPALGSQRPDSGGLGLLIVHRIVQLHGGQIRLLESEAGAVFEFALPV; translated from the coding sequence ATGATCCGGCTCACGCTCTCGCAGCGGCTCACCGCGGTGTTCCTCGCCCTGCTGCTGGCGTGTGGTGCGGCGCTGATGTGGATCCAGATGCGCAGCACCGCCATGCACGAGCAGGAAACCGTGCAGCGCCTCTCGCGCGGCCTGGCCGAGCACATCGCGCGCAGTGGTGAACTGATGGATGCGCGCGGTATGCGTGGCGGTGATGTGCGCGCGCTGTTCGGCAAGCTGATGGCGGTCAACCCCAGCGTGGAGGTGTACCTGCTGGACGAGCAGGGCCGCATCCTCGGCCACGACGCGCCGGAAGGGCACCTCAAGCGCGACCGCGTGAACCTGGGTCCGGTGCAGGCACTGCTGCGCGATGAGCCGCTGCCCATCCTTGGCGATGACCCGCGCAGCGCCACCGGCCACAAGGTATTCAATGCTGCGCCCCTTTGGGTGCAGGGGCGACAGGTGGGCTACATCTACGTGGTGCTGGTGGGCGAGCAGCGCGAGGCACTGGCGGCCAACGTGGCCGGCAATGCGGCACTGCGGACCACGCTGTGGTCATTGGCCATCGTGGTCGGGCTCGGCCTGCTGGCCGGTGCCTTCGCGTTCGGCTGGGTGACCCGCCCGCTGCGCCGGCTGACTGCACGCATCCAGGCCTTCGACGTGGACACCGCCGCGCCGGCTGCGCTGCCGCCGCCCGCCGAGCTGCGCCCGGGGGAACGCGATGAGCTGGCCATCCTCGAGCACAGCTTCGGCCACATGAGCCGGCGCCTGGGCGAGCAGTGGCAGCAGCTGCGCGAGCAGGACCTGCAGCGGCGCGAACTGGTGGCGAACATTTCGCATGATCTGCGCACGCCGCTGTCGTCGCTGCACGGGTACCTGGAAACGCTGTCGCTCAAGGACGCCACGCTCAGCGCCGAGGAGCGCCAGCGCTACCTGGGCATCGCGCTGGCACAGAGCCAGAAGGTCGGTCGACTGGCGCAGGCGCTGTTCGAACTGGCGCGGCTGGAACACGGTGGGGTGGTGCTGGATGTGCAGGCGTTCTCGCTGCCGGACCTGCTGCAGGACGTGTTCCAGAAGTTCGAGCTGGCGGCCGAAGCACGCCGACAGACGTTGTCTGCCGAGATTCCGCCGCGGTTGCCGGCGGTTCGCGCCGACCTTGGGTTGATCGAGCGGGTGCTGACCAATCTGCTCGACAACGCGATCCGGCATACGCCGGAAGGCGGACGGATCACCGTCACTCTGCGTGCGGACGAGGCGAAGGTGTGGGTGCGGGTGGCCGACACCGGCCCGGGCATCGCGCCGGAACGGCGTGCGCAGTTGTTCCACACCCCGCCGGCGCTGGGCAGCCAGCGACCGGACAGTGGTGGGCTGGGATTGCTGATCGTGCACCGTATCGTGCAGCTGCATGGTGGGCAGATCCGGCTGCTGGAGAGCGAGGCGGGGGCGGTGTTCGAGTTCGCGCTGCCGGTGTGA
- a CDS encoding TonB-dependent receptor → MPKHTLLVAALSAALATPLSAFADASPDAAASGASKTLDAVRVTGSNIKRTDTESANPVQVIGRQEIEATGKATVADLLRSISANTGNANNETTNNGWASGSAGIGLRGLSQKNTLVLLNGRRLANYGFPAGGLSDTFVNLNALPMVAVERIEVLKDGASAVYGSDAVAGVVNIITRQGFEGAELGGSVGTADQGGLDEQKLKFIGGIGDLDTDGYNILVSLEGYNRERLDQDDRDLTKSGIYTDKPGGRWNGWSAKGARYLVNGVSVPMLDANGNCPENTTRVASAPIDGLAGDTCGFNLAPYTTLIPSTKRYQAYVNGTFRVNDNVEAFGEVIYSNIKGEAWFGSSPFFTLESGRFALNADTGLAEPVSSNLPASSPYNPYGRAIPIEYTFFNLGPSIKTNRSQAYRGVVGLRGSLQNWDWEVGAFGARSSERETVSGGFANRWALADALATGSYNLLNPSATPQAVLDAINLSTLRPAESVLQGVDAKISGALGSTWAGEVGFAAGVEWRREKLDSENPWQIDAGLQVRPAIAEVHGERKVTAAYAEVNVPLAEKLEVQAAARADHYSDFGDAFSPKLSLRWQPLDFLLVRAAASKGFRAPSLSENSNSTSIAYGSVIDPRDPDVPGSRQNPTFFTVGNSDLKPERTRSYNLGVVLSPWSNTSLSVDYYRIELENLVGTNNTQTLVTNDVPGAVLRDERGKLQAVYNRYQNLSELKTSGFDVELRQRFPTTSAGDFTLSSAFTHVRNYSRPTVVGGPLVDYAGSNLGATLPKNKATTTLDWALGDFRTALTWYYTSGYDQKASAAATAVQDRVDSYSQFDLYLAYTGVDKLTLYAKVQNLADEEPPYDASFPGIRAPYDFSQYDLRGRYFTVGFDYRF, encoded by the coding sequence ATGCCCAAGCACACCCTTCTCGTGGCCGCATTGTCGGCCGCTCTGGCTACGCCTTTGTCCGCATTTGCCGACGCCAGCCCGGATGCCGCTGCCAGCGGTGCCAGCAAGACCCTCGACGCGGTCCGCGTGACCGGTTCCAACATCAAGCGCACCGACACCGAGTCGGCCAATCCGGTGCAGGTGATCGGTCGCCAGGAGATTGAAGCGACCGGCAAAGCCACCGTCGCCGACCTGCTGCGCTCGATCTCGGCCAATACCGGCAACGCCAACAACGAGACCACCAACAATGGCTGGGCTTCGGGTTCGGCCGGCATCGGCCTGCGCGGTCTGTCGCAGAAGAACACGCTGGTGCTGCTCAACGGCCGTCGCCTGGCCAACTACGGCTTCCCGGCCGGCGGGCTGTCGGACACCTTCGTCAACCTCAATGCACTGCCGATGGTCGCGGTGGAACGCATTGAAGTGCTGAAGGACGGCGCTTCGGCGGTGTACGGCTCCGATGCCGTGGCCGGCGTGGTCAACATCATCACCCGCCAGGGCTTTGAAGGCGCCGAGCTCGGCGGCAGCGTCGGCACCGCCGACCAGGGCGGGTTGGACGAGCAGAAGCTGAAGTTCATCGGTGGCATCGGCGATCTCGACACCGACGGCTACAACATCCTGGTCAGCCTGGAAGGCTACAACCGCGAGCGCCTGGACCAGGACGACCGCGACCTGACCAAGAGCGGCATCTATACCGACAAGCCCGGCGGCCGCTGGAATGGCTGGTCGGCCAAGGGCGCGCGCTATCTGGTCAACGGCGTCTCGGTGCCGATGCTGGATGCCAACGGCAATTGCCCGGAAAACACCACGCGGGTAGCCAGCGCGCCGATCGATGGCCTGGCCGGCGACACCTGCGGCTTCAACCTGGCTCCTTACACCACGCTGATTCCGTCCACCAAGCGTTACCAGGCCTACGTCAACGGCACCTTCCGGGTGAACGACAACGTTGAAGCGTTCGGTGAGGTGATCTACAGCAACATCAAGGGCGAGGCGTGGTTCGGCAGCAGCCCGTTCTTCACTCTGGAAAGCGGCCGCTTCGCGCTGAACGCCGACACCGGGCTGGCCGAGCCGGTGTCCTCGAACCTGCCGGCCAGCAGCCCGTACAACCCGTACGGCCGTGCTATTCCGATCGAATACACCTTCTTCAACCTGGGGCCGTCGATCAAGACCAACCGCTCGCAGGCGTATCGCGGCGTGGTCGGGCTGCGTGGCAGCCTGCAGAACTGGGACTGGGAAGTGGGCGCGTTCGGCGCACGCAGCAGTGAACGTGAAACCGTCTCCGGCGGCTTCGCCAACCGCTGGGCACTGGCCGACGCGCTGGCCACCGGAAGCTACAACCTGCTCAATCCCTCGGCCACCCCGCAGGCCGTGCTGGATGCGATCAACCTGAGCACGCTGCGCCCGGCCGAGTCCGTGCTGCAGGGCGTGGACGCCAAGATCTCCGGCGCGCTGGGCAGCACCTGGGCCGGTGAAGTCGGCTTCGCCGCCGGCGTGGAATGGCGCCGCGAGAAGCTGGACTCGGAGAATCCGTGGCAGATCGATGCCGGCCTGCAGGTGCGCCCGGCGATTGCCGAAGTGCACGGCGAGCGCAAGGTGACCGCCGCCTACGCGGAAGTGAATGTTCCGCTGGCCGAGAAGCTGGAAGTGCAGGCCGCCGCGCGCGCCGACCACTACAGCGACTTCGGCGATGCGTTCTCGCCCAAGCTGAGCCTGCGTTGGCAGCCGCTGGACTTCCTGCTGGTGCGCGCGGCTGCATCGAAGGGCTTCCGCGCACCGTCGCTGTCGGAAAATTCCAACAGCACCAGCATTGCGTACGGCAGCGTGATCGACCCGCGTGACCCGGACGTGCCGGGCTCGCGCCAGAACCCGACCTTCTTCACTGTCGGCAACAGCGACCTGAAGCCGGAGCGCACCCGCAGCTACAACCTGGGCGTGGTGCTGTCGCCGTGGAGCAACACCAGCCTGAGCGTGGACTACTACCGCATCGAACTGGAGAACCTGGTCGGCACCAACAACACCCAGACCCTGGTGACCAACGACGTGCCGGGTGCGGTGCTGCGCGATGAGCGCGGCAAGCTGCAGGCGGTGTACAACCGCTACCAGAACCTGAGCGAGCTGAAGACCTCCGGTTTCGATGTGGAACTGCGCCAGCGTTTCCCCACCACCAGCGCGGGTGACTTCACCCTGAGCAGTGCCTTCACCCACGTGCGCAACTACAGCCGCCCGACCGTGGTCGGCGGACCGCTGGTCGACTACGCCGGCAGCAACCTCGGTGCCACCCTGCCCAAGAACAAGGCCACCACCACGCTGGACTGGGCCCTGGGTGATTTCCGCACCGCGCTGACCTGGTACTACACCAGCGGCTATGACCAGAAGGCCAGCGCTGCGGCGACGGCGGTACAGGATCGTGTGGATTCCTACAGCCAGTTCGACCTGTACCTGGCCTACACCGGCGTGGACAAGCTGACCCTGTACGCGAAGGTGCAGAACCTGGCCGACGAGGAGCCGCCGTACGACGCCTCGTTCCCGGGCATCCGTGCGCCGTACGACTTCAGCCAGTACGACCTGCGTGGCCGCTACTTCACCGTGGGTTTTGATTACCGCTTCTGA
- a CDS encoding alpha/beta fold hydrolase yields MRFWFCLVSLLCTTTPTFAADTCPDTAALEPARAVVRDLQRITTPNGIQEHYATPIGGLNQWLTIRGHDRTNPVILFVHGGPASPSTPSLWQFQRPWEEYFTVVDWDQRGAGKTYAEATPEQIKPTLTIDRYVDDAIEVAEHLRTHLGQPKVILMGHSWGTIVAFKAALKRPDLFHAYVGIGQIINQVENEKISFDYGLAQAKAHGNAKAVAALEAIAPYPGNTPITRERIIVARTWPQFYGGLTAYRDDSKYYFGAAKLSPEYSDSDRCNVDKGSVLSLDPLLPQMLTVDFNPVKQFPIPVVMFMGRHDYTTPTAPTDRWLKAVDAPFKQAVWFEHSAHMVPWEEPGKTLMTLVQVVRPLAEP; encoded by the coding sequence ATGCGCTTCTGGTTCTGCCTCGTCTCGCTGCTTTGCACCACGACTCCCACCTTCGCGGCCGACACCTGCCCCGACACCGCGGCCCTCGAACCCGCGCGCGCCGTGGTCCGCGACCTGCAGCGCATCACCACCCCCAACGGCATCCAGGAGCATTACGCCACGCCGATTGGCGGCCTCAACCAGTGGCTGACCATCCGCGGCCACGACCGCACCAACCCGGTGATCCTGTTCGTGCACGGCGGTCCCGCCAGCCCATCCACGCCCAGCCTGTGGCAGTTCCAGCGGCCGTGGGAGGAATACTTCACGGTGGTCGACTGGGACCAGCGCGGGGCAGGGAAGACCTATGCGGAAGCCACGCCGGAACAGATCAAACCGACCCTGACCATCGACCGCTACGTCGATGACGCCATCGAAGTGGCCGAACACCTGCGCACCCATCTGGGCCAGCCGAAGGTAATTCTGATGGGGCACAGCTGGGGCACCATCGTCGCGTTCAAGGCCGCGCTGAAGCGCCCGGACCTGTTCCATGCCTACGTGGGCATCGGCCAGATCATCAACCAGGTGGAGAACGAGAAAATCAGCTTCGACTACGGGCTGGCGCAGGCGAAGGCGCATGGCAACGCCAAAGCCGTGGCCGCGCTGGAGGCGATAGCGCCGTACCCGGGCAACACGCCGATCACCCGCGAGCGAATCATCGTGGCGCGCACCTGGCCGCAGTTCTACGGTGGATTGACGGCGTATCGGGACGATTCGAAGTACTACTTCGGTGCGGCGAAGCTGTCTCCGGAGTACAGCGATTCGGACCGCTGCAATGTGGACAAGGGCAGCGTGCTGTCACTGGATCCGCTGCTGCCGCAGATGTTGACGGTGGATTTCAATCCGGTGAAGCAGTTCCCGATTCCGGTGGTGATGTTCATGGGCCGGCACGATTACACCACCCCGACTGCGCCGACGGATCGTTGGTTGAAGGCAGTGGATGCGCCGTTCAAGCAGGCGGTGTGGTTCGAGCATTCGGCGCACATGGTGCCGTGGGAGGAACCGGGCAAGACATTGATGACGCTGGTGCAGGTGGTGCGGCCGTTGGCGGAGCCGTAA
- a CDS encoding response regulator transcription factor, producing MNSAKRVLIVEDDVHIANLLRMHLRDEGYEVTHAATGDEGLRLVEEQPWSALVLDLMLPGVDGLEICKRARAMARYTPIIITSARASEVHRILGLELGADDYLAKPFSMLELVARVKALLRRVEALAQNARLDAGLIEVAGLRIDPIARSAQVDGRALELTPREFDLLAFFARHPDQVYSRMDLLNQVWGYQHDGYEHTVNTHINRLRNKIEHDPAAPQRIQTVWGRGYKLVSESGEGAA from the coding sequence ATGAACAGCGCCAAACGTGTCCTGATCGTCGAAGACGACGTCCACATCGCCAACCTGCTGCGCATGCACCTGCGCGACGAGGGCTACGAGGTCACCCACGCCGCCACCGGTGACGAAGGGCTGCGCCTGGTCGAAGAACAGCCGTGGAGCGCGCTGGTGCTGGACCTGATGCTGCCGGGCGTGGATGGCCTGGAGATCTGCAAACGCGCACGCGCGATGGCGCGCTACACCCCGATCATCATCACCAGTGCCCGCGCCAGCGAGGTGCATCGCATCCTCGGGCTGGAGCTCGGTGCGGACGACTACCTGGCCAAGCCGTTTTCGATGCTGGAACTGGTGGCGCGGGTGAAGGCGCTGCTGCGCCGGGTGGAGGCACTGGCCCAGAACGCACGGCTGGACGCCGGGTTGATCGAGGTGGCCGGGCTGCGCATCGACCCCATCGCGCGCAGCGCGCAGGTCGATGGCCGCGCGCTGGAACTCACCCCGCGTGAGTTCGACCTACTGGCCTTCTTCGCCCGCCACCCGGATCAGGTGTATTCGCGCATGGACCTGCTCAACCAGGTGTGGGGTTACCAGCACGACGGTTACGAGCACACCGTGAACACCCACATCAATCGCCTGCGCAACAAGATCGAGCACGACCCGGCCGCCCCACAGCGCATCCAGACCGTCTGGGGACGCGGTTACAAGCTGGTCAGTGAATCGGGCGAGGGCGCGGCATGA
- the queD gene encoding 6-carboxytetrahydropterin synthase QueD, with amino-acid sequence MEIFKVFTLEAAHRLPNVPPGHKCARLHGHSFRVELKVEGEPGEHTGWIMDFGDVKAAFKPIYDRLDHHYLNDIPGLENPTSEVLARWIWNELKPSLPELSEVTVHETCTSGCRYRG; translated from the coding sequence ATGGAAATCTTCAAAGTCTTTACCCTCGAGGCCGCCCATCGCCTCCCCAACGTGCCGCCGGGCCACAAGTGCGCGCGCCTGCATGGCCATTCGTTCCGGGTGGAACTCAAGGTGGAAGGCGAGCCGGGCGAGCACACCGGCTGGATCATGGACTTCGGCGACGTGAAGGCGGCTTTCAAGCCGATCTACGACCGCCTGGACCACCACTACCTCAATGACATCCCCGGCCTGGAGAACCCGACCAGCGAAGTGCTGGCGCGGTGGATCTGGAATGAGCTCAAGCCGAGCCTGCCGGAATTGAGCGAAGTGACCGTGCATGAGACCTGCACGTCCGGGTGCCGGTATCGCGGGTAG
- a CDS encoding EF-hand domain-containing protein has product MKTVRLTAAVLAGVLAHAAHAQPAAAEEAPALSPTAAAFLAQFGEDDAQSLTWAQFEAFRQQRYTATDTNNDGTVDAQEYAAEYLQRFDARLAKARAGHLKQTDTRFKALDREKDGRISRAEFDAAGERTWDGYEKAQNATREDAAATNRDPLKMPTSHTANGMLELYDQNKDGVVDRAEFDAVRAAQFTATDTDRDGALNLAEYTAEFEQRLDAQRLKVRADADRQSKVRFGALDTDKDGRMTFAEYQVSGKRLFTRADSNGDGVVDARDPEPAAGSHSANGNR; this is encoded by the coding sequence ATGAAGACCGTCCGACTCACCGCTGCCGTGCTGGCAGGGGTGCTGGCCCATGCCGCCCACGCGCAGCCTGCGGCTGCTGAAGAAGCGCCCGCGTTGTCGCCCACCGCCGCCGCGTTCCTTGCCCAGTTCGGCGAAGACGATGCGCAGAGCCTGACATGGGCGCAGTTCGAGGCGTTCCGCCAGCAGCGCTACACCGCCACCGATACCAACAACGACGGCACCGTGGATGCGCAGGAGTACGCAGCTGAGTACCTGCAGCGCTTCGATGCGCGTCTGGCAAAAGCGCGTGCCGGGCACCTGAAGCAGACCGACACGCGTTTCAAGGCACTCGACCGCGAAAAGGACGGCCGCATCAGCCGCGCCGAGTTCGATGCCGCCGGCGAGCGCACCTGGGACGGGTACGAGAAAGCACAGAACGCCACCCGCGAAGATGCGGCCGCGACCAACCGCGACCCGTTGAAAATGCCGACCTCGCATACCGCCAACGGCATGTTGGAACTGTATGACCAGAACAAGGACGGTGTGGTGGATCGTGCCGAGTTCGATGCGGTGCGTGCGGCGCAGTTCACCGCCACCGATACCGACCGCGACGGTGCCCTGAACCTGGCCGAGTACACCGCCGAATTCGAACAGCGCCTGGATGCGCAGCGGTTGAAGGTGCGCGCCGATGCTGACCGTCAGTCCAAGGTGCGCTTTGGTGCGCTGGATACCGACAAGGACGGTCGCATGACCTTTGCCGAGTACCAGGTGTCGGGCAAGCGTCTGTTTACCCGCGCCGACAGCAATGGCGACGGTGTGGTCGATGCACGCGACCCTGAGCCGGCTGCTGGGTCGCATTCGGCCAACGGAAACCGATAA